Genomic DNA from Peribacillus simplex NBRC 15720 = DSM 1321:
GGTCCTATCGCCACCAAAATAGCCGCATATGTCGGATATGATGTATATGGCTGGCCAGGATTTTTAGCTGCATTGGCGGGTACGATCATCCCTTCAGCCGTGGCTTTGATATATTTATTAAAAATCCTGCGAAAATACAAGCAATCACCTATCGTAAAAGGCATGTCCCTGCTTGTGCAGCCCGTGATCGCGATCATGATGTTATTGCTCACCTGGAATATGGCTGCTGATGCCGTCGGTTCCATCGGCTACATCCATTCAATCGTCATCGCTGGATTAGCCTTCCTGGCTTTAGGTAAATTCAAGATTCACCCTGCATTCGTAATCATTCTTGCATTTGCGTACGGCGGCTTTATCATACCGCTCACATGATAATAAAAAATCCACCTATATAGGGGGATTTTTTCATTTAAAGCTTCATGCCCATCCGGCTTTTATAACGTTTAATTAGAATTTGGCAATCAACGCTGACAACACCGACGACCGCATACAGCTTCTCATTGAGAAAGCGTTCCATCTCCTGATTATCAGTAAAGATTCCGTGCATATGGAGTTTACTCGGACCGGTCATATGGTATAAGCTCGTTACTGCCGGTTCACTTTCTAATTGCTGCGCTACCGATTCCAGATATTTAGGCTCAACCTCAACGTTAAAGAAAGCCGAAACATGGATGCCGACCTTTGCTGGATTTATAACTGCGGTAAACCTCTCGATCACACCGTTTTCAACAAGATGATTAATTCTCATTTGAACCGCAACCCTGGAGAGCTCCACTTTCTTCGCTAAGTCGGTATATGAAATTCGCGCATCTTCATGTAAAACCGATATGATTTTCTTATCGATCTCATCAACTTTCAAGCTGGGAATCTTAAAGTCCTCTGCCATCCTACGTAACTCCTTTTCGATTTCTTTATTAAACATTATCGCAGAGAACACCACCGGATCACAACAATCTTCCTTTTCACTTTTTAACATCCATAAAAACAGAGAAATTAAGCAATAGCAAAATATATAATGGCCTGCCCATTTTTAATAATCAACCTCCTATTTTCACATGAACGTCCATCATATATGTAATTTTTCAAACTTAGGATACATATTCCGTCCAGCTGTATGGCTAAAAGTGAAGCCGTCAAAAAGATGAAATCCGATAGGAATCAGAACCGGACAAATTAACCGCATCGGAGACACCCCCTTAAGAGACAACAAGGGAAACCATCATCCTCCTCTGTAATTAATGGGAGCAAATGAGTTCCTACCAGACTGCAGTCCCCCTCCCCATTCGAAAAAATGGAAGGCGGGGGTTT
This window encodes:
- a CDS encoding Lrp/AsnC family transcriptional regulator; amino-acid sequence: MAEDFKIPSLKVDEIDKKIISVLHEDARISYTDLAKKVELSRVAVQMRINHLVENGVIERFTAVINPAKVGIHVSAFFNVEVEPKYLESVAQQLESEPAVTSLYHMTGPSKLHMHGIFTDNQEMERFLNEKLYAVVGVVSVDCQILIKRYKSRMGMKL
- a CDS encoding chromate transporter, translated to MGLIIPIGVAVFLAFFIANILGYGGGPASIPLMYDQIVTRYGWLDNTEFSQMLALGNSLPGPIATKIAAYVGYDVYGWPGFLAALAGTIIPSAVALIYLLKILRKYKQSPIVKGMSLLVQPVIAIMMLLLTWNMAADAVGSIGYIHSIVIAGLAFLALGKFKIHPAFVIILAFAYGGFIIPLT